The segment CGAAAAAGAACCCGGCAGTCCGATAACCATCCATATAATTACCGCCTTTAGGACGATCTTCGGGGCCAAAACACCCGTTAGCAACCCTTACGGCATCGGCCATTCCTTCGATAAAAGCCCAGAAAGTTTTATTGGTAGAATAAGTACCTATACCTTGCGGCTCGAGCTGGTAAGCATGAGTCAATTCATGATACAATACGCCTTTCGTTTCATAATCGAGTTTAGCGGTATCGTTAGCGCCGAACGCACGCTCGATGTGTTGCGTACTGTAAAATATTTTTATATCGGGAGGGCAGCCGTCTTTTGCCGATACACCCGGCATATCTTCCAGTGTATATTCGATATTTTTTATCCCGGGAATACTATCATCGGGAGAATAATACAACGTAGATAATACCTGACGGGCTGCTTTAGTTATATATGCGGGAGCATCGGGTATGATGTGATGATAAATTTCAGACCCTTTCGTATCGGGTGCCAAATCTTTAAAATCGATCTCACCTACAAAATAATTATCCCACGGAGTTTCCTCCACCGACGATTTTTCGGTTGCCGAGTGGCCGCCACATGAAATAAGGGCCACTATGGCCGACAAAGCCATACTTAAATAAATCTTTTTCATTTCATAAAATTTTAGCACTTAAAATAATAGCAAGTCTCTTTCTATATAAAAATATTACGGAAAAGCCTACCTTCCGTAAATCTTCATTTTTACAGTTCGAAATTAATATTTTTGTCTTTTTAAGACAAATACAAAGAACTATTTTCTGATTCGTTACAAAT is part of the Coprobacter tertius genome and harbors:
- a CDS encoding basic secretory family protein translates to MKKIYLSMALSAIVALISCGGHSATEKSSVEETPWDNYFVGEIDFKDLAPDTKGSEIYHHIIPDAPAYITKAARQVLSTLYYSPDDSIPGIKNIEYTLEDMPGVSAKDGCPPDIKIFYSTQHIERAFGANDTAKLDYETKGVLYHELTHAYQLEPQGIGTYSTNKTFWAFIEGMADAVRVANGCFGPEDRPKGGNYMDGYRTAGFFFVWIRDTKDPEFLKKFNRSTLEVVPWSFDAAIKHVLGDEYQIDQLWNEYQVAVGDIKA